A stretch of Spirosoma oryzicola DNA encodes these proteins:
- a CDS encoding M16 family metallopeptidase, with protein sequence MIHYEQFVLDNGLRVFVHEDESTPIAAVNILYNVGSRDEDPSRTGFAHLFEHLMFGGSRHIPSYDEPLQKVGGENNAFTSPDITNYYITLPAANLETAFWLESDRMLSLSFDPQVLDVQQKVVIEEFKQRYLNQPYGDVWLKLRPLAYKEHPYRWATIGKDISHIENATLDDVKAFFFKYYLPNNAILVVAGNVTVEQVKQLCAKWFEPIPAGEQYIRQLPAEPIQTEARKLEASAKVPLNGLYKAYHMPGRFDTNFYATDLLSDMLGRSKSSRLYQKLLRDNPLFSNIGAYITSSIDPGLLVIQGTLNQGVALEEADAAVESIVQEFIDQAVSEEELAKVKNQAEATLAFSEVELLNRAMNLAYAANAGNPDLINQEADHIQVATPDSIQAAARNVLRKDNASTLYYRAA encoded by the coding sequence ATGATTCACTACGAACAATTTGTGCTGGACAATGGCCTACGGGTGTTTGTTCACGAAGACGAATCGACGCCGATTGCGGCTGTTAATATTCTTTATAATGTTGGCTCCCGCGATGAAGATCCATCCCGCACGGGGTTTGCTCACTTGTTCGAACACCTGATGTTCGGTGGATCGCGGCACATACCGAGCTACGACGAACCGTTGCAGAAGGTAGGCGGTGAGAATAACGCGTTTACCAGCCCCGATATTACCAATTACTACATCACCCTCCCGGCGGCTAATCTGGAAACAGCTTTCTGGCTCGAATCGGACCGAATGCTGAGCCTTTCTTTCGATCCACAAGTGCTTGATGTACAGCAGAAAGTGGTCATCGAAGAATTTAAGCAGCGGTATCTAAACCAGCCCTACGGTGATGTCTGGCTCAAGCTGCGTCCGCTCGCGTACAAAGAACATCCTTACCGCTGGGCAACGATTGGCAAAGACATCAGTCACATTGAAAACGCCACGCTGGACGACGTTAAAGCCTTTTTCTTCAAGTATTACCTGCCCAACAATGCCATTCTGGTTGTAGCGGGCAATGTAACGGTTGAACAGGTCAAACAGCTTTGTGCCAAGTGGTTCGAACCCATTCCGGCGGGGGAGCAATACATTCGCCAACTGCCCGCCGAACCCATTCAGACCGAGGCCCGGAAACTGGAAGCTTCGGCGAAAGTTCCGTTGAATGGACTTTACAAAGCGTATCACATGCCCGGTCGTTTCGATACCAATTTTTACGCCACCGATTTGCTGAGCGATATGCTGGGCCGGAGTAAATCCTCGCGTTTGTATCAGAAACTACTGCGCGACAACCCATTATTTAGTAACATTGGTGCGTACATCACCTCATCGATTGACCCCGGTTTACTAGTTATTCAAGGAACCCTGAACCAAGGAGTCGCCCTTGAAGAAGCGGATGCTGCCGTTGAAAGTATCGTTCAGGAGTTTATTGATCAGGCCGTATCCGAAGAGGAACTGGCGAAGGTAAAAAACCAGGCCGAAGCGACGCTTGCGTTCTCGGAGGTGGAACTGCTCAACCGGGCAATGAATCTGGCCTATGCGGCCAATGCCGGAAACCCGGACCTAATCAATCAGGAGGCCGACCACATACAGGTTGCCACACCCGACTCCATTCAGGCCGCAGCGCGTAATGTGCTGCGCAAAGACAACGCTTCGACACTGTACTACCGGGCGGCTTAA
- a CDS encoding MFS transporter, protein MISMLPSSSYPLTLSRSRPLRYFVFFYLYVMQGIPAGFSLTALANYLTAEGIKPAAIGSFAAVVGLPWAFQFVWGPLIDRYQGSAMGRRKPWVVGAQFMAFLASLGILSIHNPLTQIQALGWVFFGHSIFAAIQDASVDAMAITVIPDDERGRVNAFMRGGFLIGTGVGAAVFSQILRNYGFFDAALTQSLCLLTLTILTCFIREKPGDRLLPFGNIAVPASFKPVDEQQVTPDHDFRWLFTELFKGLFSKRSLLLFGATAAAYVSVSLFSRAFNYHLIQRLGWADTSVSLLTGTYGMLVATAAALIGGYIADRIGPRRLLIIVLAMVTVYLIGFNLIDALWSKPTLAQTGLVALYFMDPSISVAAMPVLMAICRPGVEGSQFTTYMAFVNLSDIAGSYVAGHALTYVQAPTIGLLAGGLAGIALLCAFATLRYYSTSREQPS, encoded by the coding sequence ATGATCTCTATGCTACCCTCCTCTTCTTATCCGTTGACGCTAAGCAGGAGCCGCCCACTACGCTATTTTGTCTTTTTTTATCTGTACGTCATGCAGGGCATCCCAGCCGGTTTTTCGCTGACGGCCCTGGCCAATTACCTCACGGCGGAAGGCATAAAACCGGCAGCCATTGGCTCATTTGCCGCTGTTGTCGGTTTGCCCTGGGCATTTCAGTTTGTCTGGGGACCCCTTATTGACCGGTACCAGGGTTCAGCGATGGGTCGGCGGAAACCGTGGGTGGTTGGTGCACAGTTCATGGCCTTTCTGGCATCGTTGGGAATTCTTTCCATCCATAATCCACTGACGCAAATACAAGCCCTTGGGTGGGTCTTTTTCGGCCATAGTATTTTTGCGGCTATTCAGGACGCCAGCGTTGACGCGATGGCCATTACGGTTATCCCGGACGACGAACGAGGGCGTGTCAACGCCTTTATGCGGGGTGGCTTCCTGATCGGGACGGGCGTAGGAGCCGCTGTCTTTTCGCAGATACTGCGCAATTACGGCTTTTTCGATGCCGCTCTCACGCAGTCCCTCTGCCTCCTGACCCTGACGATACTAACCTGTTTCATCCGGGAGAAACCAGGGGATCGGCTGCTGCCCTTTGGGAACATTGCTGTTCCAGCGTCGTTCAAACCAGTTGATGAACAGCAAGTAACACCCGACCACGATTTTCGGTGGTTGTTTACTGAATTATTCAAAGGCTTGTTCTCGAAACGAAGTCTGCTATTGTTCGGAGCGACGGCTGCGGCTTACGTAAGCGTCAGTCTTTTTTCGCGCGCGTTCAACTACCACTTAATCCAGCGGCTGGGCTGGGCCGATACGTCTGTCTCACTCCTGACCGGTACGTATGGTATGCTAGTCGCTACGGCTGCAGCCCTGATCGGGGGTTATATTGCCGACCGCATTGGCCCACGCCGTTTGCTTATTATCGTCCTCGCGATGGTGACCGTCTATTTGATTGGCTTCAACCTAATTGACGCGCTGTGGAGTAAACCGACGCTGGCGCAAACCGGTCTGGTCGCGCTGTATTTTATGGACCCCAGCATTAGCGTGGCTGCCATGCCCGTGTTGATGGCCATCTGCCGACCCGGTGTTGAAGGCTCTCAGTTCACAACGTATATGGCCTTCGTCAATTTGTCGGACATTGCCGGATCGTACGTAGCTGGTCACGCGCTAACGTACGTTCAGGCTCCGACCATTGGTTTGCTGGCGGGTGGCTTAGCGGGTATAGCGTTGCTTTGCGCCTTCGCTACCTTGCGCTATTATTCAACGTCACGCGAACAACCATCCTGA
- a CDS encoding DNA polymerase III subunit gamma/tau, translating into MENFVVSARKYRPATFDTVVGQEHITTTLQNAIKTNHLASAFLFCGPRGVGKTTCARILAKTINCQHLTAEGEACDTCESCVSFNQSASFNIHELDAASNNSVEDIRNLIDQVRYPPQSGKYKIYIIDEVHMLSSAAFNAFLKTLEEPPSYAIFILATTEKHKILPTILSRCQIFDFNRIQPQHIADHLARIAQKESITAESEALDLIAQKADGGLRDALSMFDLNVTFSADRVIRYKEVLDNLHILDYDYYFKLTDLLLAGNLPQSLLTVDEILRKGFDGHQFVVGLCRHFRDLLVCKDNATVQLLQVTESVRRQYLDQSARAPMSFLLSALSLGGQCDMNYKQAKDQRLHTELWLMKLANLRNLLNWEALPELPLNGAQTADNGIAEQASSEKKNAEPIPSPPQPSSDNGSQLTESQPITSEPVHDYRLPTNGTNGKAPAEPNGNGYASAKSEVATAVAAPPVTAPAKPQIAPPTRPATSRLRSTVALTSGPAQASAATPEETVVTAPARPDKSFTLEELQDAWATFARLRRQQNDITSEQVVLNRELTLNGTTICLTLDNTLQVGFLTELRPDLLGYLRRELQNSQIQLEHTVQVQEVKKMIYSSLDKFNYMAEKNPALHELRKALNLEVDY; encoded by the coding sequence ATGGAAAATTTCGTGGTCTCGGCCCGCAAGTACCGCCCTGCCACCTTCGACACCGTCGTCGGCCAGGAGCATATCACCACTACGCTTCAGAACGCCATCAAGACGAACCACTTAGCGTCGGCATTTCTGTTTTGCGGACCGCGTGGGGTTGGCAAGACCACCTGCGCCCGCATTCTGGCGAAAACAATCAACTGTCAACATTTAACTGCCGAGGGCGAAGCCTGCGACACTTGTGAGTCGTGCGTGAGCTTCAACCAAAGTGCTTCCTTTAATATTCATGAACTGGATGCGGCTTCGAACAACTCCGTCGAAGATATTCGGAACCTGATCGATCAGGTTCGGTATCCGCCCCAGTCGGGTAAGTACAAGATTTACATCATTGACGAGGTGCACATGCTTTCGTCGGCAGCTTTCAACGCCTTTCTGAAAACGCTGGAAGAACCGCCCTCCTACGCAATTTTTATTCTGGCGACGACCGAGAAGCACAAAATTCTGCCGACGATTTTATCCCGCTGTCAGATTTTCGACTTCAACCGGATTCAGCCGCAGCATATCGCGGACCATCTGGCAAGGATTGCGCAGAAAGAAAGCATCACCGCCGAAAGCGAAGCGCTCGACCTGATCGCCCAAAAAGCGGACGGCGGCCTTCGGGATGCGCTGTCGATGTTCGACCTGAACGTGACGTTCTCGGCGGATCGGGTGATTCGCTATAAGGAGGTGCTGGACAACCTGCACATCCTCGATTACGATTATTACTTCAAACTGACGGATCTGTTGCTGGCGGGCAATCTGCCCCAGAGCTTACTGACGGTAGACGAAATTCTGCGCAAGGGTTTTGATGGCCACCAGTTCGTCGTTGGTCTGTGTCGTCACTTCCGCGATCTGCTGGTTTGTAAAGACAACGCGACGGTTCAGCTGTTGCAGGTAACGGAAAGCGTACGGCGGCAGTACCTCGACCAGTCAGCGCGGGCTCCCATGTCGTTCCTGCTATCGGCGCTTAGTCTGGGTGGGCAATGCGACATGAACTACAAGCAAGCCAAAGATCAGCGGTTACACACCGAACTGTGGCTGATGAAGCTGGCTAATCTTCGGAATCTGCTCAACTGGGAAGCGTTGCCTGAGTTACCGCTCAATGGTGCGCAAACCGCCGACAATGGGATCGCTGAACAGGCATCTTCCGAAAAAAAAAACGCCGAACCGATACCCAGCCCTCCCCAGCCCTCGTCTGACAACGGCAGTCAGCTAACCGAATCGCAACCGATCACGAGCGAGCCGGTCCATGACTACCGACTACCAACGAACGGCACAAACGGAAAGGCTCCCGCCGAGCCCAACGGAAACGGTTATGCCAGCGCGAAAAGCGAGGTAGCCACTGCAGTAGCGGCCCCACCGGTTACTGCACCAGCGAAGCCACAGATAGCGCCACCAACACGACCGGCTACCAGTCGGCTTCGTTCTACGGTTGCGCTCACAAGCGGTCCGGCTCAGGCTTCGGCTGCTACGCCAGAAGAAACTGTCGTAACGGCTCCGGCCCGGCCCGACAAATCGTTTACGCTGGAAGAATTGCAGGATGCCTGGGCGACGTTTGCCCGACTCCGCCGACAGCAGAACGACATTACGTCGGAGCAGGTGGTTCTTAACCGGGAGCTGACGCTCAACGGTACGACGATTTGCCTAACGCTGGACAACACGCTGCAAGTCGGATTCCTGACGGAGTTGAGACCAGACCTACTAGGTTATCTACGCAGAGAGCTACAGAACAGCCAGATTCAGTTGGAACACACGGTGCAGGTGCAGGAAGTCAAGAAGATGATTTACAGTTCGCTGGATAAATTTAATTATATGGCCGAGAAAAACCCAGCTCTCCACGAACTAAGAAAAGCCCTAAACCTCGAAGTCGATTACTAA
- a CDS encoding HEPN domain-containing protein, translating to MKPFKKMVSAHEDLGEAQTLLSANYPDGTCNRAYYSLFHTILALLHFTNHPIPKTHTGAHTEFRRQFIKTGLFAESISVAISELFNLRQGGDYEIDFEITLDDAQSAVHQAADFLLRTEAYLRENGFPL from the coding sequence ATGAAGCCGTTCAAAAAGATGGTATCTGCCCATGAAGATTTGGGAGAAGCACAAACTCTCTTGTCAGCAAACTATCCTGATGGTACCTGCAATAGAGCTTACTATTCATTGTTTCATACTATTTTGGCCCTGCTGCACTTCACCAATCATCCCATACCCAAGACACATACGGGTGCGCACACCGAATTTCGTAGGCAATTCATAAAGACAGGCTTGTTTGCGGAGTCGATAAGTGTGGCGATTTCAGAGTTGTTTAATTTACGGCAAGGTGGTGATTACGAAATCGATTTTGAGATCACGCTTGATGATGCTCAATCAGCCGTTCACCAAGCTGCTGACTTTTTGCTTCGAACCGAAGCGTATTTACGAGAAAACGGCTTTCCCTTATGA
- a CDS encoding carbohydrate ABC transporter permease, translating to MSSFLRYGLLMLAALSFIYPFIWMVSASLSSERGLSEMTLLPIGFTLSNYATVFTKIPLDRAFLNSAFVALLTTGLVLVSGAMVGYALARMEFVGRSLIFYLIIFTMTLPFQITLIPNYITMVRFGWVDTYLALIVPFALNSLSILLFRQAFQSLPQALIDAARIDGAGELRIIFQILVPNVLPTVLTITILTFMGLWNEALWPLIVIRDEETMTMPQLVTLFSVGGRAEGQLGVKIAAAVMLAIPIVILYLFFQKHFIRSMASSGLKD from the coding sequence ATGTCTTCTTTTTTGCGGTATGGTCTTCTCATGTTGGCGGCATTATCGTTTATCTATCCGTTTATCTGGATGGTTAGTGCATCGTTGTCGTCGGAGCGGGGATTGAGCGAGATGACCTTACTACCCATCGGCTTCACGCTTAGCAACTACGCCACCGTATTCACAAAGATTCCGCTCGACCGGGCGTTTCTGAACAGCGCGTTCGTAGCCCTGCTGACAACGGGTTTGGTTTTAGTGTCGGGAGCGATGGTCGGCTATGCGCTGGCCCGGATGGAATTTGTTGGGCGAAGCCTGATCTTCTACCTGATCATTTTTACAATGACGTTGCCGTTCCAGATCACGCTGATCCCGAATTACATCACCATGGTTCGGTTCGGCTGGGTCGATACGTATCTTGCGCTCATTGTCCCGTTTGCGCTTAATTCCTTGTCGATTCTCTTGTTTCGGCAGGCGTTTCAAAGCTTACCACAGGCACTTATCGACGCTGCCCGCATCGACGGAGCCGGGGAGTTACGAATCATTTTTCAAATCCTGGTGCCGAACGTACTACCGACGGTCTTGACCATTACCATTTTGACATTCATGGGCTTGTGGAACGAAGCGTTGTGGCCCCTGATCGTTATTCGTGATGAAGAAACGATGACCATGCCGCAGTTGGTGACACTGTTTTCGGTGGGCGGACGGGCCGAAGGGCAGTTAGGCGTTAAGATTGCCGCTGCCGTTATGCTGGCCATTCCGATCGTGATTTTGTACCTCTTTTTTCAGAAACACTTTATCCGGAGCATGGCGTCTTCGGGTTTGAAAGATTAA
- a CDS encoding GNAT family N-acetyltransferase: MITPEVVNDQYIVQVANENHLRLAETICREMEESAKARGTGIAKRSPIYVMEKMLEGKAIIAMTLSGEWVGFCYIETWEHGKFVANSGLIVHPEHRKSGIATRIKAKAFELSRTMFPAAKIIGITTSLAVMKINSDLGYHPVTLNELPGDDAFWKGCSSCTNFDILTRTGRKHCLCTGMLYDPEEHKKEEKKEKWNFLKESSLYERWMRIKKRILLRISPSERSRGRKTERELETA; this comes from the coding sequence ATGATTACGCCCGAAGTAGTAAACGATCAATATATTGTTCAGGTCGCCAACGAAAATCACCTGCGGTTGGCAGAGACCATTTGCCGTGAAATGGAAGAAAGCGCGAAAGCCCGTGGAACGGGTATCGCTAAGCGCTCACCCATTTACGTTATGGAGAAAATGCTTGAAGGAAAAGCAATTATCGCCATGACGCTGTCAGGTGAATGGGTTGGATTTTGCTACATTGAAACGTGGGAGCACGGTAAATTTGTTGCCAACTCCGGCCTGATTGTTCATCCTGAGCACCGCAAAAGCGGGATTGCTACGCGCATCAAAGCGAAAGCGTTTGAACTGTCCCGAACGATGTTTCCGGCGGCCAAAATCATTGGCATTACTACCAGCTTGGCCGTGATGAAAATTAATTCCGATCTGGGCTATCATCCGGTGACACTGAACGAGTTACCAGGCGATGATGCTTTCTGGAAAGGATGTTCAAGCTGCACGAATTTTGATATTCTGACCCGTACGGGCCGCAAGCATTGCCTGTGCACGGGAATGCTTTACGATCCCGAAGAACATAAGAAAGAAGAGAAAAAAGAGAAATGGAATTTTCTCAAAGAATCAAGTCTATACGAACGTTGGATGCGCATCAAGAAACGTATTTTACTTCGCATAAGTCCATCGGAGCGTTCTCGTGGCCGCAAAACGGAACGCGAGCTGGAAACGGCATAA
- a CDS encoding nucleotidyltransferase domain-containing protein: METTYQPKALTPDALHALSQEVKQALTELYGDRLNRVILYGSYARGDFHAESDVDYLVVLNDPEVKAGQEVRLMSQVSGPLSLKYDVDISVFPPSLGAHFLL; the protein is encoded by the coding sequence ATGGAAACGACTTATCAACCGAAAGCCCTTACGCCCGACGCACTGCACGCTTTGTCGCAGGAAGTCAAACAAGCGCTCACGGAACTGTACGGCGACCGCCTGAACCGGGTGATCCTGTACGGCTCCTACGCGCGGGGCGACTTCCATGCCGAGTCCGACGTCGACTATCTGGTCGTTTTGAACGATCCGGAGGTGAAAGCGGGCCAAGAAGTCAGGTTGATGTCGCAAGTTAGTGGTCCTTTATCGTTGAAATATGACGTTGATATATCCGTCTTTCCCCCCTCGCTGGGGGCACACTTCCTTTTATGA
- the ispF gene encoding 2-C-methyl-D-erythritol 2,4-cyclodiphosphate synthase, with protein MKIRVGQGYDVHRLEEGRPFWLGGIQIPSTFGPVGHSDADVVCHVLCDALLGAANMRNIGYHFSDKDPRWKGVDSKLLLAEVLRMVRGAGYEISNVDVTVVLQEPKLNPHIPAMKTCLSDVMAIPEDDISIKATTSEHIGFVGRGEGIAAHCVALIFKA; from the coding sequence ATGAAAATACGAGTAGGTCAAGGTTATGACGTTCACCGCCTGGAAGAAGGACGTCCGTTCTGGCTAGGGGGCATTCAGATTCCAAGCACATTTGGTCCCGTAGGCCATTCCGACGCTGATGTGGTTTGCCACGTGCTGTGCGATGCACTATTGGGCGCGGCAAACATGCGCAACATCGGCTACCATTTTTCCGACAAAGACCCGCGCTGGAAAGGAGTGGATAGTAAACTGCTGCTGGCCGAGGTACTTCGCATGGTGCGCGGTGCGGGTTACGAGATTTCGAACGTCGATGTGACGGTTGTTTTGCAGGAACCGAAACTCAATCCGCACATCCCGGCCATGAAAACCTGTCTGTCCGATGTAATGGCTATTCCCGAGGACGATATTTCGATTAAAGCCACCACATCCGAGCATATCGGCTTTGTCGGGCGCGGTGAAGGTATTGCGGCTCATTGTGTGGCGCTTATCTTTAAGGCTTAG
- a CDS encoding ABC transporter ATP-binding protein — MAEVILRHIAKAYASGPKVIKDVSIDVKDREFVVLVGPSGCGKSTLLRMIAGLEEITDGDLLLDGQRINDRPPKDRDIAMVFQNYALYPHMTVFDNMAFGLKLRNLAKDQIRQRVTQAAKILEIENLLDRKPKDMSGGQRQRVAIGRAIVRNPKVFLFDEPLSNLDAKLRGQTRIELQKLHRDLQATMIYVTHDQVEAMTLGDRIVVLRNGDVMQYDTPLTLYNQPANLFVAGFIGTPPMNLLPGRIVSSNDKLFFESAGGSVQLDLEGIAQANALKRYEGREIVFGIRAEAIHLQVEGSSPDSQLPNMGVTIEAVEHMGSEILIYFTVEARRLVAKLPGTTSVNFGQTVQLSLAIDSAHFFDAQTELAIR, encoded by the coding sequence ATGGCCGAAGTTATACTGCGTCACATTGCCAAAGCCTACGCCAGCGGGCCAAAGGTGATCAAAGACGTTTCGATAGACGTAAAGGATCGGGAATTCGTCGTGCTCGTTGGCCCATCGGGTTGTGGTAAATCGACACTATTGCGGATGATCGCTGGTCTGGAAGAAATAACCGACGGTGATTTGCTGCTTGACGGACAACGGATTAACGACCGCCCGCCGAAAGATCGCGACATTGCGATGGTGTTTCAGAACTACGCCCTGTATCCGCACATGACCGTTTTTGATAACATGGCGTTTGGGTTAAAGCTGCGCAACCTGGCGAAGGACCAGATTCGGCAGCGCGTCACGCAGGCGGCTAAAATTCTGGAAATCGAAAATTTGCTGGACCGAAAGCCTAAAGACATGTCGGGTGGGCAACGGCAGCGGGTTGCGATTGGCCGAGCCATTGTGCGTAATCCGAAAGTGTTTTTGTTTGATGAGCCACTTAGCAATCTGGACGCCAAACTACGCGGCCAAACTCGCATTGAATTGCAAAAGCTCCACCGCGATCTTCAGGCGACGATGATTTACGTGACGCACGATCAGGTGGAAGCCATGACCCTCGGCGACCGCATTGTGGTGCTTCGGAATGGTGATGTGATGCAGTACGATACCCCACTGACGCTTTATAATCAACCCGCTAACCTATTTGTCGCGGGGTTTATCGGGACACCACCGATGAATCTTCTACCTGGTCGGATAGTGAGTAGCAACGATAAACTGTTCTTCGAAAGCGCAGGGGGTAGCGTTCAACTGGATCTCGAAGGGATTGCTCAGGCCAATGCGCTGAAACGATACGAAGGCCGCGAGATCGTGTTTGGCATCCGCGCCGAAGCGATTCATCTTCAAGTGGAGGGTTCGTCTCCTGATTCTCAACTACCCAACATGGGCGTAACAATTGAGGCTGTCGAACATATGGGAAGCGAGATTCTGATCTATTTTACCGTTGAAGCGCGTCGACTGGTTGCTAAGTTACCAGGAACCACGTCTGTAAATTTTGGTCAAACGGTACAGTTGAGCTTGGCTATTGACAGCGCACATTTTTTCGATGCACAAACCGAACTGGCGATACGCTGA
- a CDS encoding extracellular solute-binding protein, with protein MRSIRKLRQVVRLGLGALLLAGCTQRMDTDRSLTFWCSNNAGEIAFANEFVQRWQQQRPDKPLRYQPIPEGQSSEEIILASVVGKTTPDIYANMWQGSVEMYAKAGVLVPLDTLKGFREFITARCDSAVIGEITSSDGHIYQVPWKVNPIMLLFNTRLANALNGQKPPYTYAGYLDAGKQIQRDNNGDGYVDQWLGYTEVKAIWYERLFNFYPLYLAASNGAPLIKRDANGRMRAAFDNPSAVGVFRFLQTLYRDNYFARERLSATRDPFMAQRIASQFTGPWTIGFVEKFKDPGFEYGTYTMPVPDTHQGPIYTYGDPKNIVIFNTCRDPQAAWEFVRTLVDKAGDLRLMELTAQFPRRKAIDSDPFFKVFLAQNPRLVPFARQTRYIKGVDNSEVIVEVFDIISQEYEACVIFNKKTPEAAIHDAAEAVNVLLMSE; from the coding sequence ATGAGAAGTATCCGTAAGCTGCGACAGGTTGTACGTCTTGGACTAGGCGCTTTGCTGCTGGCGGGGTGTACGCAACGGATGGACACCGACCGTTCGCTGACATTCTGGTGCTCCAACAACGCCGGAGAAATTGCCTTTGCGAATGAGTTTGTCCAGCGCTGGCAACAGCAGCGACCCGATAAGCCACTGCGCTACCAACCCATTCCCGAAGGACAGTCGAGCGAAGAAATTATTCTGGCGTCGGTTGTCGGAAAAACCACGCCCGACATATACGCCAATATGTGGCAGGGTAGTGTCGAGATGTACGCTAAAGCCGGTGTGCTGGTGCCGCTGGATACGCTGAAAGGATTCCGGGAGTTCATAACGGCCCGGTGCGATAGTGCCGTTATTGGGGAAATTACCTCGTCGGATGGGCATATTTATCAGGTGCCCTGGAAAGTCAACCCGATTATGTTGCTGTTCAATACGCGTCTGGCTAATGCGCTCAACGGGCAAAAGCCACCGTACACCTACGCGGGCTATCTCGATGCGGGCAAACAAATTCAGCGCGACAACAACGGCGATGGCTACGTTGATCAATGGCTTGGCTACACAGAGGTCAAAGCGATCTGGTACGAACGACTGTTCAATTTTTACCCGCTGTATCTGGCCGCTTCGAACGGTGCTCCGCTGATCAAACGAGACGCCAACGGACGGATGCGGGCCGCCTTCGATAATCCGTCCGCCGTTGGGGTGTTTCGATTTTTGCAGACCTTGTACCGCGACAATTACTTTGCCCGTGAGCGACTATCGGCCACCCGCGATCCGTTTATGGCGCAGCGCATTGCGAGCCAGTTCACCGGTCCCTGGACAATTGGATTTGTGGAGAAATTTAAAGATCCCGGCTTTGAATACGGTACGTACACAATGCCTGTCCCCGATACTCACCAGGGACCGATTTACACGTATGGCGATCCGAAAAACATTGTGATTTTCAACACGTGCCGCGATCCACAGGCTGCCTGGGAGTTTGTCAGAACACTGGTTGACAAGGCTGGCGATTTACGACTTATGGAGTTGACCGCTCAGTTTCCGCGCCGGAAGGCTATCGACAGCGATCCTTTTTTTAAGGTTTTTCTCGCTCAGAACCCCCGCCTGGTGCCGTTTGCCCGACAAACGCGCTATATTAAAGGTGTAGATAACAGCGAGGTGATTGTCGAAGTGTTCGATATTATTTCGCAGGAGTACGAAGCCTGTGTCATCTTTAACAAAAAAACGCCCGAAGCGGCCATCCACGATGCTGCTGAAGCGGTCAACGTCTTATTAATGAGTGAATAA
- a CDS encoding carbohydrate ABC transporter permease yields MKKWTPYLLVAPYILHFMVFVLFPVVFSVVLTFHSWNIIAPMKYVGLANYTHVFQDRLFWQAVWNTLRFLIVHIPLQIIVALGLAELLNRTVKGASFFRAAFFLPVIVSGVVVTILWQQLLSFNSGILNRMLTALALPRVAWLDDLAIAMYSIAVMATWKNVGLYIILFLVGLQSVPTQYYEAADLEGASNWQKFRYITLPMINPTMFTVVVLSTIGGFSLFVEPYIMTQGGPMNTTLSAVMYIYRQAFQYYHMGYSATLGFCFALIILMVVVLQRRYVEQEV; encoded by the coding sequence ATGAAAAAATGGACGCCTTACCTGCTCGTTGCGCCTTACATCCTGCACTTTATGGTGTTTGTCCTGTTTCCGGTGGTGTTCTCGGTCGTGCTGACGTTTCACAGCTGGAACATCATTGCGCCGATGAAATACGTCGGGTTGGCGAACTACACACACGTATTTCAGGATCGGTTGTTCTGGCAAGCCGTCTGGAATACGCTTCGGTTTCTGATCGTTCATATTCCGTTGCAGATTATCGTCGCGTTGGGGCTGGCCGAACTGTTGAACCGAACCGTGAAAGGCGCGTCGTTTTTCAGGGCGGCTTTCTTTTTGCCCGTCATTGTGTCGGGCGTGGTCGTCACGATTTTGTGGCAGCAACTGCTTAGTTTCAATTCGGGAATCCTGAACCGCATGCTGACCGCCTTAGCCTTACCACGTGTGGCCTGGCTCGACGATCTGGCAATCGCCATGTATTCGATTGCGGTAATGGCTACCTGGAAAAACGTCGGTCTTTACATCATCCTGTTTCTGGTGGGTTTGCAGTCGGTGCCCACGCAGTATTACGAAGCGGCTGATCTGGAAGGGGCGTCGAACTGGCAGAAATTTCGGTATATCACGCTGCCGATGATCAACCCGACGATGTTTACGGTGGTGGTTCTTTCGACCATCGGCGGCTTTTCGCTTTTCGTTGAACCGTATATCATGACCCAGGGTGGCCCGATGAACACGACGCTTTCGGCGGTGATGTACATTTACCGGCAAGCGTTTCAATATTACCACATGGGTTATTCGGCCACGCTGGGCTTTTGTTTCGCCTTGATTATTCTAATGGTGGTCGTCCTTCAACGGCGGTATGTCGAGCAGGAAGTCTAG